The following proteins come from a genomic window of Clupea harengus chromosome 22, Ch_v2.0.2, whole genome shotgun sequence:
- the LOC105906932 gene encoding phospholipid scramblase family member 5, which produces MSAVTDQPQPYGGLEREKHIRMVYRAFHRCWGARAGLQGSTASLCPERGALPGPAESENQAVMLHQGDQGPSGVAGPTEGVSGLEMDDLERRDCWLEPSAARGLTVLSTVSQLHITTKPELRGPQCVPRRIYNIANNNKDQVFVAVEESSCVCLQCCGPARSCSLQGFDRQAQQVFHFERPLRADTCCLGCCLMEMRAYSAERQLIGTVHQRWSMFTPYFEVCDSEGSLALRIQGPCCPLRCRSNQEFQVVSTLGETIGSIWKKWPGFNEECNIDHEYFGLDGKFLVMSIHMLAASFSYGVLHLSLLHNTLNDPYIVQSVSFSCLPPLCSQSHRRCL; this is translated from the exons ATGTCAGCCGTTACCGACCAACCTCAGCCGTACGgcgggctggagagagagaagcacatccGCATGGTGTACCGGGCCTTTCACCGGTGCTGGGGGGCCCGTGCAGGCCTCCAGGGCTCCACTGCCTCCCTCTGCCCAGAGAGGGGAGCTCTCCCCGGGCCCGCAGAGTCCGagaaccaggcagtgatgctcCACCAGGGAGATCAGGGGCCGAGTGGGGTGGCCGGGCCCACAGAGGGAGTGTCTGGGCTGGAGATGGATGACTTGGAGCGGAGGGATTGCTGGTTGGAGCCAAGCGCAGCAAGGGGTCTCACTGTTCTCAGTACAGTCAGTCAACTGCACATAACAACCAAACCCGAGCTGAGAG GTCCACAGTGTGTCCCTCGAAGAATCTACAATATTGCCAATAACAACAAAGATCAAGTCTTTGTGGCGGTTGAAG AGAGCTCCTGTGTGTGCCTCCAGTGCTGTGGCCCGGCGCGCTCCTGTTCCCTGCAGGGCTTCGACCGCCAGGCCCAGCAGGTATTCCACTTTGAGAGGCCCCTGCGGGCCGACACGTGCTGCCTTGGCTGCTGCCTGATGGAAATGAGGGCCTATTCAGCCGAGAGACAGCTGATTGGCACAGTGCATCAGAG GTGGAGCATGTTCACTCCGTACTTTGAGGTGTGTGACTCGGAAGGAAGTCTGGCCTTGAGGATCCAGGGCCCTTGTTGTCCTCTGCGATGTCGCTCCAACCAGGAGTTTCAG GTGGTCTCCACACTTGGTGAGACTATAGGCAGCATATGGAAAAAATGGCCTGGCTTTAATGAAGAATGTAACATCGACCATGAATATTTCGGACTGGATGGTAAGTTTCTTGTTATGTCTATACATATGCTGGCAGCCAGTTTCTCATACGGAGTGCTTCATTTATCCCTGCTACACAATACACTCAATGATCCCTACATTGTGCAGTCAGTATCCTTCTCATGTTTACCACCCCTATGTTCACAGTCCCACAGGAGATGCCTATGA
- the eif4e2 gene encoding eukaryotic translation initiation factor 4E type 2 isoform X1 codes for MNNKFDALKDDDSGDHDQDNISPKDCEKEKSEDEEKDPNTAKRKTAVPGAGEHPLQYNYAFWYSRRTPGRPASSQSYEQNIKQIGSFASVEQFWRFYSHMIRPGDLTGHSDFHLFKEGIKPMWEDDANKSGGKWIIRLRKGLASRCWENLILAMLGEQFMVGEEICGAVVSVRFQEDIISIWNKTASDQATTARIRDTLRRVLNLPPNTIMEYKMHTDSIKAWEDFHGLVNPSGGR; via the exons ATGAACAACAAATTTGACGC TCTCAAAGATGATGACAGTGGCGACCATGACCAAGACAACATCTCACCGAAAGActgtgaaaaggaaaaaagtgaAGACGAGGAGAAGGACCCAAACACTGCCAAGAGAAAG ACAGCGGTTCCGGGGGCTGGGGAACACCCTCTGCAGTACAACTACGCCTTCTGGTACTCCCGCCGCACTCCTGGACGACCCGCCAGCTCTCAGAGCTACGAGCAGAACATCAAACAGATCGGCAGCTTTGCCTCT GTGGAGCAATTCTGGCGGttttatagtcacatgatcagaCCGGGCGATCTAACTGGCCACAGTGACTTCCACCTGTTCAAGGAGGGCATCAAACCCATGTGGGAG GATGATGCCAATAAAAGTGGGGGGAAGTGGATCATCCGCCTGCGTAAGGGCCTGGCGTCGCGCTGCTGGGAGAACCTCATCCTGGCCATGCTGGGCGAGCAGTTCATGGTGGGGGAGGAGATCTGTGGGGCTGTGGTGTCTGTGCGCTTCCAG GAGGATATAATATCCATATGGAACAAAACGGCCAGCGACCAGGCCACCACGGCACGCATAAGAGACACATTACGCCGAGTTCTCAACCTGCCCCCTAACACCATCATGGAGTAcaagatgcacacagacagcatcAA GGCCTGGGAGGACTTCCACGGCCTAGTGAACCCCAGCGGAGGACGCTAA
- the eif4e2 gene encoding eukaryotic translation initiation factor 4E type 2 isoform X2, whose product MMTVATMTKTTSHRKTVKRKKVKTRRRTQTLPRERSVCFQTAVPGAGEHPLQYNYAFWYSRRTPGRPASSQSYEQNIKQIGSFASVEQFWRFYSHMIRPGDLTGHSDFHLFKEGIKPMWEDDANKSGGKWIIRLRKGLASRCWENLILAMLGEQFMVGEEICGAVVSVRFQEDIISIWNKTASDQATTARIRDTLRRVLNLPPNTIMEYKMHTDSIKAWEDFHGLVNPSGGR is encoded by the exons ATGATGACAGTGGCGACCATGACCAAGACAACATCTCACCGAAAGActgtgaaaaggaaaaaagtgaAGACGAGGAGAAGGACCCAAACACTGCCAAGAGAAAG gtctgtgtgtttccaGACAGCGGTTCCGGGGGCTGGGGAACACCCTCTGCAGTACAACTACGCCTTCTGGTACTCCCGCCGCACTCCTGGACGACCCGCCAGCTCTCAGAGCTACGAGCAGAACATCAAACAGATCGGCAGCTTTGCCTCT GTGGAGCAATTCTGGCGGttttatagtcacatgatcagaCCGGGCGATCTAACTGGCCACAGTGACTTCCACCTGTTCAAGGAGGGCATCAAACCCATGTGGGAG GATGATGCCAATAAAAGTGGGGGGAAGTGGATCATCCGCCTGCGTAAGGGCCTGGCGTCGCGCTGCTGGGAGAACCTCATCCTGGCCATGCTGGGCGAGCAGTTCATGGTGGGGGAGGAGATCTGTGGGGCTGTGGTGTCTGTGCGCTTCCAG GAGGATATAATATCCATATGGAACAAAACGGCCAGCGACCAGGCCACCACGGCACGCATAAGAGACACATTACGCCGAGTTCTCAACCTGCCCCCTAACACCATCATGGAGTAcaagatgcacacagacagcatcAA GGCCTGGGAGGACTTCCACGGCCTAGTGAACCCCAGCGGAGGACGCTAA